One genomic window of Piliocolobus tephrosceles isolate RC106 chromosome 19, ASM277652v3, whole genome shotgun sequence includes the following:
- the L3MBTL2 gene encoding lethal(3)malignant brain tumor-like protein 2 isoform X1: protein MEKPPSIEETPSSEPMEEEEDDDLELFGGYDSFRSYNSSVGSESSSYLEESSEAENEDREAGELPTSPLHLLSPGTPRSLDGSGSEPAVCEMCGIVGTREAFFSKTKRFCSVSCSRSYSSNSKKASILARLQGKPPTKKAKVLHKAAWSAKIGAFLHSQGTGQLADGTPTGQDALVLGFDWGKFLKDHSYRAAPVSCFKHVPLYDQWEDVMKGMKVEVLNSDAVLPSRVYWIASVIQTAGYRVLLRYEGFENDASHDFWCNLGTVDVHPIGWCAINSKILVPPRTIHAKFTDWKGYLMKRLVGSRTLPVDFHIKMVESMKYPFRQGMRLEVVDKSQVSRTRMAVVDTVIGGRLRLLYEDGDSDDDFWCHMWSPLIHPVGWSRRVGHGIKMSDRRTDMAHHPTFRKIYCDAVPYLFKKVRAVYTEGGWFEEGMKLEAIDPLNLGNICVATVCKVLLDGYLMICVDGGPSTDGSDWFCYHASSHAIFPATFCQKNDIELTPPKGYEVQTFNWENYLEKTKSKAAPSRLFNMDCPNHGFKVGMKLEAVDLMEPRLICVATVKRAVQRLLSIHFDGWDSEYDQWVDCESPDIYPVGWCELTGYQLQPPVAAEPATPLKAKEATKKKKKQFGKKRKRIPPTKTRPLRQGSKKPLQEDDPQGAKKVSSEPVPGEIIAVRVKEEHLDAASPHKASSPELPVPVENIKEETDD, encoded by the exons GAGACCCCATCTTCAGAACcaatggaggaagaggaagatgacGACTTGGAGCTGTTTGGTGGCTACGATAGTTTCCGGAGTTATAACAGCAGTGTGGGCAGTGAGAGCAGCTCCTATCTGGAGGAGTCAAGTGAAGCAGAAAATGAGGATCGGGAAGCAGGGGAACTGCCGACCTCCCCCCTCCATTTGCTCAGCCCTGGGACTCCTCGCTCCTTGGATGGCAGTGGTTCTGAGCCAG CTGTCTGTGAGATGTGTGGTATCGTGGGTACAAGGGAAGCCTTCTTCTCCAAGACCAAGAGGTTCTGCAGCGTCTCCTGCTCCAGGAGCTACTCCTCCAACTCCAAGAAAGCCAGTATCTTGGCTAGATTACAG GGAAAACCACCCACCAAGAAAGCCAAAGTCCTGCACAAGGCTGCCTGGTCTGCCAAAATTGGAGCCTTCCTCCACTCCCAAGGGACAGGACAGCTGGCAGATGGGACACCAACAGGACAAGACG CTCTGGTCTTGGGCTTCGACTGGGGGAAGTTCCTGAAGGATCACAGTTACAGGGCTGCTCCTGTCAGCTGTTTCAAGCAC GTCCCACTCTATGACCAGTGGGAGGATGTGATGAAAGGGATGAAGGTGGAGGTGCTCAACAGCGACGCTGTGCTCCCCAGCCGGGTGTACTGGATCGCCTCTGTCATCCAGACAGCAG ggTATCGGGTGCTGCTTCGGTACGAAGGCTTTGAAAATGATGCCAGCCATGACTTCTGGTGCAACCTGGGAACTGTGGATGTCCACCCCATTGGCTGGTGTGCCATCAACAGCAAGATCCTCGTGCCCCCACGGA CCATCCATGCCAAGTTCACCGACTGGAAGGGCTACCTCATGAAACGGCTGGTGGGCTCCAGGACGCTTCCCGTGGATTTCCACATCAAG ATGGTGGAGAGCATGAAGTACCCCTTTAGGCAGGGCATGCGGCTGGAAGTGGTGGACAAGTCCCAGGTGTCACGCACTCGCATGGCCGTGGTGGACACAGTCATCGGGGGTCGCCTACGGCTCCTCTACGAGGATGGTGACAGTGACGACGACTTCTGGTGCCACATGTGGAGCCCCCTGATCCACCCAGTGGGTTGGTCACGACGTGTGGGCCACGGCATCAAGATGTCAG ACAGGCGAACTGACATGGCCCATCACCCCACCTTCCGGAAAATCTACTGTGATGCCGTTCCTTACCTGTTCAAGAAG GTACGAGCCGTCTACACAGAAGGCGGTTGGTTTGAGGaagggatgaagctggaggccattgacCCCCTGAATCTGGGCAACATCTGTGTGGCAACTGTCTGTAAG gttcTCCTGGACGGATACCTGATGATCTGTGTGGACGGGGGGCCCTCCACAGATGGCTCGGACTGGTTCTGCTACCACGCCTCTTCCCATGCCATCTTCCCGGCCACCTTCTGTCAGAAGAATGACATTGAGCTCACGCCCCCAAAAG GTTATGAGGTACAGACTTTCAACTGGGAGAACTACTTGGAGAAGACCAAGTCGAAAGCCGCCCCATCGAGACTCTTCAACATG GATTGCCCAAACCATGGCTTCAAGGTGGGCATGAAGCTGGAAGCCGTGGACCTGATGGAGCCCCGGCTCATCTGTGTGGCCACGGTGAAGCGAGCCGTGCAGCGGCTCCTCAGCATCCACTTTGATGGCTGGGACAGCGAGTACGACCAGTGGGTGGACTGCGAGTCCCCGGACATCTACCCCGTCGGCTGGTGTGAGCTCACCGGCTACCAGCTCCAGCCTCCTGTGGCCGCAG AACCGGCCACACCGCTGAAGGCCAAAGAggccacaaagaagaaaaagaaacagtttggGAAGAAAA GGAAAAGAATCCCGCCCACCAAGACGCGGCCCCTCAGACAGGGGTCCAAGAAGCCCCTGCAGGAGGACGACCCTCAGGGTGCCAAGAAGGTCTCGTCGGAGCCCGTTCCTGGCGAGA TCATTGCTGTGCGTGTGAAGGAGGAGCATCTAGACGCGGCCTCGCCCCACAAGGCTTCAAGTCCAGAGCTGCCTGTCCCTGTTGAGAACATCAAGGAGGAAACGGACGACTGA
- the L3MBTL2 gene encoding lethal(3)malignant brain tumor-like protein 2 isoform X2, protein MCGIVGTREAFFSKTKRFCSVSCSRSYSSNSKKASILARLQGKPPTKKAKVLHKAAWSAKIGAFLHSQGTGQLADGTPTGQDALVLGFDWGKFLKDHSYRAAPVSCFKHVPLYDQWEDVMKGMKVEVLNSDAVLPSRVYWIASVIQTAGYRVLLRYEGFENDASHDFWCNLGTVDVHPIGWCAINSKILVPPRTIHAKFTDWKGYLMKRLVGSRTLPVDFHIKMVESMKYPFRQGMRLEVVDKSQVSRTRMAVVDTVIGGRLRLLYEDGDSDDDFWCHMWSPLIHPVGWSRRVGHGIKMSDRRTDMAHHPTFRKIYCDAVPYLFKKVRAVYTEGGWFEEGMKLEAIDPLNLGNICVATVCKVLLDGYLMICVDGGPSTDGSDWFCYHASSHAIFPATFCQKNDIELTPPKGYEVQTFNWENYLEKTKSKAAPSRLFNMDCPNHGFKVGMKLEAVDLMEPRLICVATVKRAVQRLLSIHFDGWDSEYDQWVDCESPDIYPVGWCELTGYQLQPPVAAEPATPLKAKEATKKKKKQFGKKRKRIPPTKTRPLRQGSKKPLQEDDPQGAKKVSSEPVPGEIIAVRVKEEHLDAASPHKASSPELPVPVENIKEETDD, encoded by the exons ATGTGTGGTATCGTGGGTACAAGGGAAGCCTTCTTCTCCAAGACCAAGAGGTTCTGCAGCGTCTCCTGCTCCAGGAGCTACTCCTCCAACTCCAAGAAAGCCAGTATCTTGGCTAGATTACAG GGAAAACCACCCACCAAGAAAGCCAAAGTCCTGCACAAGGCTGCCTGGTCTGCCAAAATTGGAGCCTTCCTCCACTCCCAAGGGACAGGACAGCTGGCAGATGGGACACCAACAGGACAAGACG CTCTGGTCTTGGGCTTCGACTGGGGGAAGTTCCTGAAGGATCACAGTTACAGGGCTGCTCCTGTCAGCTGTTTCAAGCAC GTCCCACTCTATGACCAGTGGGAGGATGTGATGAAAGGGATGAAGGTGGAGGTGCTCAACAGCGACGCTGTGCTCCCCAGCCGGGTGTACTGGATCGCCTCTGTCATCCAGACAGCAG ggTATCGGGTGCTGCTTCGGTACGAAGGCTTTGAAAATGATGCCAGCCATGACTTCTGGTGCAACCTGGGAACTGTGGATGTCCACCCCATTGGCTGGTGTGCCATCAACAGCAAGATCCTCGTGCCCCCACGGA CCATCCATGCCAAGTTCACCGACTGGAAGGGCTACCTCATGAAACGGCTGGTGGGCTCCAGGACGCTTCCCGTGGATTTCCACATCAAG ATGGTGGAGAGCATGAAGTACCCCTTTAGGCAGGGCATGCGGCTGGAAGTGGTGGACAAGTCCCAGGTGTCACGCACTCGCATGGCCGTGGTGGACACAGTCATCGGGGGTCGCCTACGGCTCCTCTACGAGGATGGTGACAGTGACGACGACTTCTGGTGCCACATGTGGAGCCCCCTGATCCACCCAGTGGGTTGGTCACGACGTGTGGGCCACGGCATCAAGATGTCAG ACAGGCGAACTGACATGGCCCATCACCCCACCTTCCGGAAAATCTACTGTGATGCCGTTCCTTACCTGTTCAAGAAG GTACGAGCCGTCTACACAGAAGGCGGTTGGTTTGAGGaagggatgaagctggaggccattgacCCCCTGAATCTGGGCAACATCTGTGTGGCAACTGTCTGTAAG gttcTCCTGGACGGATACCTGATGATCTGTGTGGACGGGGGGCCCTCCACAGATGGCTCGGACTGGTTCTGCTACCACGCCTCTTCCCATGCCATCTTCCCGGCCACCTTCTGTCAGAAGAATGACATTGAGCTCACGCCCCCAAAAG GTTATGAGGTACAGACTTTCAACTGGGAGAACTACTTGGAGAAGACCAAGTCGAAAGCCGCCCCATCGAGACTCTTCAACATG GATTGCCCAAACCATGGCTTCAAGGTGGGCATGAAGCTGGAAGCCGTGGACCTGATGGAGCCCCGGCTCATCTGTGTGGCCACGGTGAAGCGAGCCGTGCAGCGGCTCCTCAGCATCCACTTTGATGGCTGGGACAGCGAGTACGACCAGTGGGTGGACTGCGAGTCCCCGGACATCTACCCCGTCGGCTGGTGTGAGCTCACCGGCTACCAGCTCCAGCCTCCTGTGGCCGCAG AACCGGCCACACCGCTGAAGGCCAAAGAggccacaaagaagaaaaagaaacagtttggGAAGAAAA GGAAAAGAATCCCGCCCACCAAGACGCGGCCCCTCAGACAGGGGTCCAAGAAGCCCCTGCAGGAGGACGACCCTCAGGGTGCCAAGAAGGTCTCGTCGGAGCCCGTTCCTGGCGAGA TCATTGCTGTGCGTGTGAAGGAGGAGCATCTAGACGCGGCCTCGCCCCACAAGGCTTCAAGTCCAGAGCTGCCTGTCCCTGTTGAGAACATCAAGGAGGAAACGGACGACTGA